TTCGTTGCCTGCCAATATATCCTCTATGCTTCTATTATTCCCATATTTTTGCTGTGAATAGCCTCCAACCCCCAAAAAATCATAGTTGTTTTTTTCTTTTAAAACTTCCATATAACATAAAATTTCCTTTGCATATGTTTTCCCATTAAATGTGTATTTAATCCTGTCAAATAAATAAATTCCTTTTGGCAGCTTATCCACCGATAAATAAAGTTCAAATTGGTAATAATTAAAACCACCTATTAAAAGTGGAGTTTTAGATTCGATTTTTGCATTGTTTATTCTGACTTTGCAATTATTTGCACCTTCTAAGTCTGTAAATTTTAGTTTTTTTATAATCTCATCAGTTGCCAAAACGCCAACTTCTATTGATGGATATTCATACCTTGGTTTTAAAACTTCATGTGCTCCTTCATATATTGATATATTACTTGAACTTGCTATATAGTCTTTATCTCCCCCAATATTGGCTATTGTTCTCAATATATATGGTGTATTTTTATCCAGATAGAAAAAATCAACTTTCTCCAAAGACATCCCTTTTATGCAAGATATACCCGCGTTAATTAAAAGCACTATTGAAAATATGAAGAGTGTTAATCTCTGTTTTAAAAATGTCTTTATCATTCAATACTTCTCCTCTCCCAGAATATATTTATCAGTGTCAATAAAAACAGGGGCTGCCTGTTTTAGTTTTGGCAGCAGCCCGTAAAAATCAACATTTTATTTAAAGAAGAATGTTAAAAATGTGCCCAAAATGCAATCCCTGTATAGTTTTTCACCCAGCCAGGGTAGATGTCATAACCAGAGTCAAACGGGTGTGGAACATATACATCAAAGTAAATATTTACCCCCACACCTGCAGCCTCAAGGTAAAATGTTTTGTAGGCAGGTACTTTTTCATTACTTTTGTATATTCTTATTACGGTATTTGTAAAGCTAACTCCTAAGCTCGCTTCAACAAAATCTTTCTTTACGCCACCACCTACCGAATACGTATTTGTAGCTTGGAATTGCTGAGTTACCTCTATTGTTTTTGTATAAGGTGTATCATTTTTGTAAGAATAAATAAGCCTCCATGGATCTTGAAAAGAAACTGTCCTTGTTTTTACAACCTTAGGCTTGTCCCAAAGATATTTATAGTCACTTATATTATAAGCATTACTGACAACCGTCTCACCCAGAGTTACCTGTTTTAACTGGGAAATCATTTTTGTTTTTTATTGCAACCCCTCTGCTCCCTATTAGCGCTAATAGTTTGTTAACCGAGGGTTGTTGCCCCCCTCTCAATTCTGATTTTTTCTTAAATGGTTATTTACATAATTCTTAAGTTTTTATTTGTTTTAATTTAAAAACAAACCAATTTTAGAAGTCAATTTACATGTATATATATACCATTATACTTTTGAGCATGTCATTTTTTTTTTTTTTTTTTTTTTCAAAAATCGCGACTTTTTTGATAAGATTTTTTTGTTTTCTTAAATTTTCTTCTTTTATCTCTGTTTTTCTGCTTGAATTGTTTATGTGAAATAAAATTGTGACTTATATGCTTTCTCTGGTAAAATTAAATTAAGAATGTTAAAAGGGAGAGATCTATTAAAAATGAACAATTTTTTGAGATCGGCGCTTAAAAAAATTGTCATTAAAAAAGGGGATATTACAAAAGAGCAGGTTGACGCAATTGTAAATGCGGCAAATAGCCACCTGCGTCACGGTGGCGGGGTTGCTCTTGCCATTGTAAAAGCTGGCGGGGTTGAAATACAAAGAGAGTCTGATGAGATTATAAAAAAGATTGGGATATTGCCAACCGGACATGCTGTTATTACAAACGCATACAATCTTCCCTGCAAGTTTGTAATTCACACTGTCGGTCCGGTTTATGGCGAAGGAGATGAGGATGAAAAGCTATACAGAGCAATCTATAATAGCCTGTATCTTGCTCACCTTTACAATTTAAAAAGCATTGCCTTCCCTGCTGTATCAAGCGGAATCTTTGGATTTCCAAAAGACAGGTGTGCTAGGATTTTGATTGACACAGCAATTGAATTTTTAGAAAACATTCAGACAGGCATTG
The Caldicellulosiruptor morganii DNA segment above includes these coding regions:
- a CDS encoding macro domain-containing protein, with translation MNNFLRSALKKIVIKKGDITKEQVDAIVNAANSHLRHGGGVALAIVKAGGVEIQRESDEIIKKIGILPTGHAVITNAYNLPCKFVIHTVGPVYGEGDEDEKLYRAIYNSLYLAHLYNLKSIAFPAVSSGIFGFPKDRCARILIDTAIEFLENIQTGIEKVVFCLFDDETYGYFEEYYNKLQK